The Sphaerospermopsis torques-reginae ITEP-024 genome has a window encoding:
- a CDS encoding 4Fe-4S binding protein — protein MAYTITSQCISCNLCVSVCPNGAIQEVEGKHVIDSEKCTNCANTIYTVPQCKAVCPTASGCVEESKDYWEMWFATYNRVIAKLTNKQDYWERWYNTYSQKLAEQLKKQQAVI, from the coding sequence ATGGCTTACACAATTACTAGCCAGTGTATTTCCTGTAATCTTTGTGTGTCTGTATGTCCTAATGGTGCAATTCAAGAAGTTGAAGGTAAGCACGTAATTGATTCTGAAAAGTGTACAAACTGTGCTAATACTATTTACACTGTTCCTCAATGTAAAGCAGTTTGTCCTACAGCTAGTGGTTGTGTAGAAGAATCAAAAGATTATTGGGAAATGTGGTTTGCTACTTATAACCGCGTGATTGCAAAATTAACCAATAAACAAGATTATTGGGAACGCTGGTATAACACTTATTCCCAGAAATTAGCGGAACAATTGAAAAAA